Proteins from one Verrucomicrobiia bacterium genomic window:
- the fmt gene encoding methionyl-tRNA formyltransferase has translation MKVVFIGTGEIGVPCLNSLAESDEYEVVAVVTQPDRPAGRQMRLQTSPIKQAALKWHIRIYQPQKINEKTVVAQLRYLEADVFVVVAYGQILSQAILNLPKLGCLNVHASLLPKYRGASPIQAAIRAGERYSGITIMWMDEGLDTGDILCSQRLSIRSDETAETLHDRLAELAPKTLKEGLDLLQKGKAPRMKQKEKEAIYAKKIKKEEGWIDWKQEQVAVDRQIRAMIPWPGAYTWLKVGNQRKCLKIFKTILSNRCHGKPGEVVKVDKHGILVAAKKGGLLLREVQLEGKQRMAATDFVRGFSIPIGTILESP, from the coding sequence ATGAAAGTGGTGTTTATTGGCACAGGTGAAATTGGGGTGCCTTGTTTAAATAGTTTGGCAGAAAGCGACGAGTATGAAGTAGTGGCCGTTGTAACGCAACCCGATCGACCTGCAGGTCGACAGATGCGTTTGCAGACGAGCCCGATTAAACAGGCGGCTTTAAAATGGCATATTCGTATTTACCAACCGCAAAAAATTAATGAAAAAACCGTAGTTGCACAGTTGCGTTATTTAGAAGCAGACGTATTTGTGGTGGTTGCTTATGGACAAATTTTATCGCAAGCCATTTTGAATTTACCCAAATTGGGTTGTTTGAATGTTCACGCGTCGCTGTTGCCGAAGTATCGGGGTGCGTCACCGATTCAAGCCGCTATTCGAGCGGGTGAGCGTTATTCAGGCATTACGATTATGTGGATGGATGAAGGTTTGGACACTGGCGATATATTGTGCTCCCAACGTCTTTCGATTCGAAGCGATGAGACGGCAGAGACGTTGCATGATCGTTTGGCAGAGTTAGCTCCTAAGACTTTGAAAGAGGGATTAGATTTGTTGCAAAAAGGAAAAGCGCCTCGCATGAAACAGAAGGAAAAGGAGGCGATTTATGCTAAAAAAATTAAAAAAGAAGAAGGCTGGATTGATTGGAAGCAAGAGCAGGTGGCCGTGGATCGGCAAATTCGCGCAATGATTCCTTGGCCAGGAGCTTATACGTGGTTGAAAGTAGGGAACCAGCGAAAGTGTTTAAAAATTTTTAAAACGATTTTATCCAATCGATGTCACGGTAAACCAGGTGAAGTAGTGAAAGTGGATAAACACGGCATTTTGGTTGCTGCGAAAAAGGGAGGACTTTTATTGCGTGAAGTGCAATTGGAGGGAAAACAGAGGATGGCAGCGACAGATTTTGTGCGAGGTTTTTCGATTCCGATTGGAACTATTTTGGAATCGCCTTAG
- a CDS encoding rhomboid family intramembrane serine protease, which translates to MLAYLENKFGRFAIPHLIPGIVFLSTITFVLLRFQPDFINYLVLNPQLILQGEVWRLFTYVFIPPTVNLFWIIFALMFLWMLGNGLEQAWGAFRVNLYFFIGLLSTTLIAFIFNWVDATGGFIYSTIFFAFATLYPNYQILVFFILPIKVKWLAYFSLFILIVYFFNTSFAGKISLLIAHLNYFLFFGKDIARILFQRRSAHLRKKKIQSHPRPVSEAFHNCFVCKKTDLTNPHLHFRIAADGQEYCLEHLPKAIPK; encoded by the coding sequence ATGCTTGCTTATCTAGAAAATAAATTTGGCCGTTTTGCTATCCCGCATCTGATACCTGGCATTGTTTTTTTGTCTACCATCACTTTTGTCCTGCTTCGTTTTCAACCTGATTTCATTAATTATCTGGTTCTCAACCCTCAGCTTATTCTTCAAGGCGAAGTCTGGCGTTTGTTCACTTACGTTTTCATTCCACCAACAGTTAATCTTTTTTGGATTATTTTTGCGCTCATGTTTTTGTGGATGCTGGGCAATGGCCTGGAACAGGCCTGGGGCGCATTTCGCGTGAATCTCTATTTCTTTATTGGTCTATTGAGCACAACACTCATCGCTTTTATTTTTAATTGGGTAGATGCCACGGGAGGGTTTATTTACAGCACTATTTTTTTTGCTTTTGCTACGCTTTATCCCAATTATCAAATTTTGGTGTTCTTTATTTTACCCATTAAAGTCAAATGGTTGGCTTACTTTAGTTTGTTCATTCTTATTGTATATTTTTTCAACACTTCTTTTGCAGGAAAAATATCTCTATTGATTGCGCACCTTAACTATTTTCTCTTTTTTGGAAAAGATATCGCGCGAATTCTTTTTCAAAGACGATCGGCTCATCTTCGAAAGAAAAAAATTCAATCTCATCCAAGACCGGTTTCAGAAGCATTTCACAACTGTTTCGTGTGTAAAAAAACCGATTTAACCAATCCTCACCTGCATTTTCGTATTGCCGCTGATGGCCAAGAATATTGTCTGGAACACCTTCCTAAGGCGATTCCAAAATAG
- the moeB gene encoding molybdopterin-synthase adenylyltransferase MoeB, translating into MSYLPRIVQSFGRTNLSNEEIKRYSRHLIMPEVTIEGQKKLKASRVLAIGTGGLGSPLLSYLAAAGVGKLGIVDFDTVDYSNLQRQIIHGTSSIGKPKVLSAQERIHEINPYSEVQLYETALCSDNALDIIKDYDVVVDGTDNFPTRYLVNDACVLLDKPNVYGSIFRFEGQSTIFWASQGPCYRCLYPEPPPPGLVPSCAEGGVLGVLPGIIGVLQAIETIKIILGLGDLMIGKLLLFDALKMRFKELKLRKNPNCPICGDHPTIKELIDYEQFCGMPAVEGPVTQDEEPVVPEISATELKNRFNQKDKFILLDVREPHEFQICRIPNSRLIPLGELPARIHELDSADEIVIHCKSGMRSAKAVQLLQQAGFRKVWNVKGGIEAWANEVDPKTPKY; encoded by the coding sequence ATGAGTTATTTACCGCGTATTGTTCAGAGTTTTGGTCGGACGAATCTTTCCAATGAGGAAATTAAGCGTTACAGCCGGCATTTGATTATGCCCGAAGTCACGATCGAAGGACAAAAAAAATTAAAAGCTTCTCGCGTTTTGGCCATTGGCACAGGAGGTTTGGGTTCGCCCTTGCTCTCTTATCTTGCTGCGGCTGGCGTGGGAAAATTGGGTATTGTCGATTTTGACACGGTCGATTATTCCAATTTGCAACGCCAAATTATTCACGGAACATCAAGCATCGGAAAACCCAAAGTGCTTTCCGCTCAGGAAAGAATTCATGAAATTAATCCTTACAGCGAAGTGCAACTTTATGAGACCGCTTTATGCTCGGATAATGCGCTCGACATCATTAAAGATTATGATGTGGTCGTGGATGGCACAGATAATTTTCCAACGCGTTATCTCGTAAATGACGCCTGCGTTTTACTCGATAAACCGAATGTTTACGGAAGCATTTTTCGGTTTGAAGGCCAGTCTACCATTTTTTGGGCATCGCAAGGCCCTTGCTATCGCTGTCTTTATCCCGAACCCCCTCCACCCGGTCTCGTTCCCAGTTGCGCAGAAGGTGGTGTTTTAGGCGTGTTGCCGGGAATCATCGGAGTTTTGCAAGCGATTGAAACCATTAAAATTATTTTAGGCTTGGGCGATCTCATGATCGGTAAACTTCTGCTCTTCGATGCGCTCAAAATGAGATTTAAAGAATTAAAACTGCGTAAAAATCCGAACTGCCCCATTTGCGGCGATCATCCTACCATTAAAGAATTGATCGATTACGAGCAGTTCTGCGGCATGCCCGCTGTGGAGGGACCCGTCACGCAGGATGAAGAACCCGTAGTGCCGGAAATTTCCGCCACCGAATTAAAAAATCGTTTTAATCAAAAAGATAAATTTATTTTGCTCGATGTTCGAGAACCGCATGAATTTCAAATCTGTCGCATTCCCAATTCTAGGCTCATCCCTTTGGGCGAATTGCCAGCGCGTATTCATGAACTGGATTCTGCGGATGAAATTGTGATTCATTGCAAGAGCGGTATGCGCAGCGCGAAAGCCGTTCAACTTTTGCAACAGGCTGGTTTTAGAAAAGTGTGGAATGTCAAAGGTGGCATCGAAGCCTGGGCCAATGAAGTGGATCCTAAAACACCAAAATATTAA